In Kitasatospora sp. NBC_00240, the following are encoded in one genomic region:
- a CDS encoding Bax inhibitor-1/YccA family protein yields the protein MRSSNPVFSREGSFTRDSGYAGFGTTQQAPQAGGQHAGSPYAGNPYANNPYGNNPYAQQQPQQAYGQPPLTDDQLAQMYQAPSAGPLATGRMTLDDVVARTAMTLLTLVAAGAVAWFVLPTANYGFAIAAAFAAFVVGMVITFRRSVSPPLILAYAGLEGFFLGAITKVFNTVWPGIAIQAVLGTAVVFAAMLVAYKSGRIRVTPRYTRIGLTIAMAFVGLLLINMIASFLGADMGLRSGPLGIAVGLIGIALGAFFLSLDFAEIEEAIRRGAPQQEAWRAAFGLTLSLVWIYIEMLRLIAILRGDD from the coding sequence ATGAGAAGCAGCAACCCGGTCTTCTCGCGGGAGGGGTCCTTCACCCGCGACTCCGGATACGCGGGTTTCGGCACCACGCAGCAGGCGCCGCAGGCCGGCGGCCAGCACGCCGGCAGCCCTTACGCCGGCAACCCTTACGCCAACAACCCCTACGGCAACAACCCGTACGCCCAGCAGCAGCCGCAGCAGGCCTACGGCCAGCCCCCGCTGACCGACGACCAGCTGGCCCAGATGTACCAGGCCCCCTCGGCCGGCCCGCTGGCCACCGGGCGGATGACGCTGGACGACGTGGTCGCCCGGACGGCCATGACGCTGCTCACCCTCGTCGCGGCCGGCGCCGTGGCGTGGTTCGTGCTGCCGACCGCCAACTACGGCTTCGCGATCGCCGCCGCCTTCGCGGCCTTCGTGGTCGGCATGGTCATCACCTTCCGGCGCAGCGTCAGCCCGCCGCTGATCCTGGCCTACGCCGGCCTGGAGGGCTTCTTCCTCGGCGCCATCACCAAGGTGTTCAACACCGTCTGGCCGGGCATCGCCATCCAGGCCGTGCTGGGCACGGCGGTGGTCTTCGCCGCGATGCTGGTCGCCTACAAGAGCGGTCGGATCCGGGTCACCCCCCGCTACACGCGGATCGGCCTGACCATCGCGATGGCCTTCGTCGGCCTGCTGCTGATCAACATGATCGCCTCGTTCCTCGGCGCGGACATGGGTCTGCGCTCCGGACCGCTCGGGATCGCGGTCGGCCTGATCGGCATCGCCCTCGGCGCGTTCTTCCTGTCGCTGGACTTCGCCGAGATCGAGGAGGCCATCCGGCGGGGCGCGCCCCAGCAGGAAGCCTGGCGGGCGGCCTTCGGGCTCACCCTGTCACTCGTGTGGATCTACATCGAGATGCTGCGCCTGATCGCGATCCTGCGCGGCGACGACTAG
- a CDS encoding ABC transporter ATP-binding protein has product MTTTTATAVRTGQAAARATGLNKVYGEGETRVVALDNVSVVFPQGEYTAIMGPSGSGKSTLMHCMAGLDTVSSGSSMIGDTELVGLKDKQLTQLRRDHIGFIFQAFNLLPTLTALENITLPMDIAGRKADQQWLDRVVDTVGLSDRLSHRPSQLSGGQQQRVACARALASKPDIIFADEPTGNLDSRSGAEILSFLRNSVRELGQTVVMVTHDPVAAAYADRVVFLADGRIVDELLSPTADSVLDRMRRFDAKGRTS; this is encoded by the coding sequence GTGACCACGACGACCGCAACCGCCGTCCGCACCGGCCAGGCGGCCGCCCGCGCCACCGGCCTCAACAAGGTCTACGGGGAGGGCGAGACCAGGGTGGTCGCGCTCGACAACGTCAGCGTCGTCTTCCCGCAGGGCGAGTACACCGCGATCATGGGCCCGTCCGGATCCGGCAAGTCCACCCTGATGCACTGCATGGCCGGGCTGGACACCGTCTCCTCCGGCTCCTCGATGATCGGCGACACCGAGCTGGTCGGCCTGAAGGACAAGCAGCTGACCCAGCTGCGCCGCGACCACATCGGCTTCATCTTCCAGGCCTTCAACCTGCTGCCGACGCTGACCGCGCTGGAGAACATCACCCTCCCGATGGACATCGCCGGCCGGAAGGCCGACCAGCAGTGGCTGGACCGCGTGGTCGATACGGTCGGCCTCTCCGATCGCCTCTCGCACCGCCCCTCCCAGCTCTCGGGCGGCCAGCAGCAGCGGGTCGCCTGCGCCCGCGCCCTGGCGAGCAAGCCCGACATCATCTTCGCCGACGAGCCCACCGGAAACCTCGACTCCCGCTCCGGCGCGGAGATCCTCTCCTTCCTGCGCAACTCGGTTCGTGAGCTGGGCCAGACCGTGGTGATGGTCACTCACGACCCGGTGGCCGCCGCCTACGCCGACCGCGTGGTCTTCCTCGCCGACGGCCGGATCGTCGACGAGCTGCTCTCCCCGACCGCCGACAGCGTGCTGGACCGGATGCGCCGGTTCGACGCCAAGGGCCGTACGAGCTGA
- a CDS encoding FtsX-like permease family protein: protein MYRTALRNVLAHKGRLLMTALAVMLGTAFVAGTMVFSDTFGKAMSNSYAKSFSDISVRVTDSAAGNEARAREKSERGTAALTDATLQQIAALPGAAAARGVVDGFTGVADKKGNLIGQAWNASGANYAPGADGKDSRYPIAEGRGPKAAKEVALDRGTADKGGYKVGDTVRVATNGPVVDATLTGIFTTDDPQVVSGGTLTLFDRATAQQLLVTPGQYSSIVVTAKPGTAETALVDAVRPTIPADGDRFRVETGQELKDEQAKMIASGTDGMKTMLLVFAAISLFVGIFIIANTFTMLIAQRTKELALLRAVGASRRQVTRSVLVEALVIGAVSSVAGLVAGIGIGAGMQVLIGAIGTGMPSGPLVIAPLTIAVALLVGVLVTVLSALLPAVRAARIAPVAAMSSGDQPSTQKSLVIRNAIGSVLAGGGLALVAYGASTGNDSGRVPVGVGAALALIGVFVLLPLLSRPVIALVGPVLGKLFGTPGKLARQNAVRNPRRTAATAAALTIGLTLVSALTVLGASVGGAVDKAVTSAMKADYNVAMANGMALSPQVPAEIAKTSGVTASSALTAVYWQLDDRTRAITGIDAGSADQLLSLTFTAGSGAGLGKGEILVDSDVAKSKALVPGSSVAVTWPDDTKGTYKVGGVFEKNEMLSPVVLDNAEIAKHDPDPYITDVLVKGAGGESGSLKQALKDSTGSNPVIEVKTKQDVRDQFSQIITFALNMMYGLLAMSVIVAILGVINTLAMSVFERKREIGMLRAIGLDRTGIKRMVRLESVVISVFGALVGVLLGCFMAWAVNGTLKSNIAGLTTVVPYDRMALFLALAGLVGLVAAFWPARRASKLDILDSIKTD, encoded by the coding sequence ATGTATCGCACCGCACTGCGCAACGTGCTGGCCCACAAGGGCCGCCTGCTGATGACGGCGCTGGCCGTCATGCTGGGCACGGCCTTCGTGGCCGGCACCATGGTCTTCTCCGACACGTTCGGCAAGGCCATGTCCAACAGCTACGCCAAGAGCTTCTCGGACATCTCCGTCCGGGTCACCGACTCCGCCGCCGGCAACGAGGCCCGCGCCCGGGAGAAGAGCGAGCGCGGTACGGCCGCGCTGACCGACGCCACCCTCCAGCAGATCGCCGCGCTGCCCGGCGCCGCCGCCGCCCGCGGCGTGGTCGACGGCTTCACCGGCGTGGCCGACAAGAAGGGCAACCTGATCGGCCAGGCCTGGAACGCGAGCGGCGCCAACTACGCCCCCGGCGCGGACGGCAAGGACAGCCGCTACCCGATCGCCGAGGGCCGCGGCCCGAAGGCGGCCAAGGAGGTCGCCCTCGACCGGGGGACGGCCGACAAGGGCGGCTACAAGGTCGGCGACACCGTCCGGGTGGCCACCAACGGCCCGGTCGTGGACGCCACCCTGACCGGCATCTTCACCACCGACGACCCCCAGGTCGTCTCCGGCGGCACCCTGACCCTCTTCGACCGCGCCACCGCCCAGCAGCTGCTGGTGACCCCCGGTCAGTACAGCAGCATCGTGGTGACGGCCAAGCCCGGCACCGCCGAGACGGCGCTGGTGGACGCGGTCCGCCCGACGATCCCGGCCGACGGCGACCGGTTCCGGGTCGAGACCGGCCAGGAGCTGAAGGACGAGCAGGCGAAGATGATCGCCTCCGGCACCGACGGCATGAAGACCATGCTGCTGGTCTTCGCCGCGATCTCGCTCTTCGTCGGCATCTTCATCATCGCCAACACCTTCACCATGCTGATCGCCCAGCGCACCAAGGAGCTGGCCCTGCTGCGCGCGGTCGGCGCCAGCCGCAGGCAGGTCACCCGCTCGGTGCTGGTCGAGGCGCTGGTGATCGGCGCCGTCTCCTCGGTGGCCGGCCTGGTCGCCGGCATCGGGATCGGTGCCGGCATGCAGGTGCTGATCGGTGCCATCGGCACCGGGATGCCCTCGGGCCCGCTGGTGATCGCGCCCCTCACGATCGCGGTGGCACTGCTGGTCGGCGTCCTGGTGACGGTGCTCTCCGCGCTGCTGCCGGCCGTCCGGGCCGCGCGGATCGCCCCGGTGGCCGCGATGAGCAGCGGCGACCAGCCCAGCACCCAGAAGAGCCTGGTGATCCGCAACGCGATCGGCTCGGTCCTGGCCGGCGGCGGCCTGGCCCTGGTGGCCTACGGCGCCTCCACCGGCAACGACTCCGGCCGGGTCCCGGTCGGCGTCGGCGCCGCGCTCGCGCTGATCGGTGTCTTCGTCCTGCTGCCGCTGCTGTCCCGCCCCGTGATCGCGCTGGTCGGGCCGGTGCTCGGCAAGCTGTTCGGCACCCCCGGCAAGCTGGCGCGGCAGAACGCGGTGCGCAACCCGCGCCGCACCGCCGCCACCGCGGCGGCCCTCACCATCGGCCTGACCCTGGTCAGCGCCCTGACCGTGCTCGGTGCCTCGGTCGGCGGAGCGGTCGACAAGGCCGTCACCAGCGCGATGAAGGCGGACTACAACGTCGCCATGGCCAACGGCATGGCACTGTCCCCGCAGGTCCCGGCGGAGATCGCGAAGACCTCCGGGGTGACCGCCTCGTCGGCGCTGACCGCGGTCTACTGGCAGCTCGACGACCGCACCAGGGCGATCACCGGCATCGACGCCGGGAGCGCCGACCAGCTGCTGTCGCTGACCTTCACCGCCGGCTCCGGTGCGGGCCTCGGCAAGGGCGAGATCCTGGTGGACTCCGACGTCGCCAAGAGCAAGGCCCTGGTGCCCGGCAGCAGCGTCGCGGTGACCTGGCCGGACGACACCAAGGGCACCTACAAGGTCGGCGGCGTCTTCGAGAAGAACGAGATGCTCAGCCCGGTGGTCCTGGACAACGCCGAGATCGCCAAGCACGACCCGGACCCGTACATCACCGATGTGCTGGTGAAGGGGGCGGGCGGCGAGAGCGGTTCGCTGAAGCAGGCCCTGAAGGACTCCACCGGCTCCAACCCGGTGATCGAGGTGAAGACCAAGCAGGACGTCCGGGACCAGTTCAGCCAGATCATCACCTTCGCGCTGAACATGATGTACGGCCTGCTGGCGATGTCCGTGATCGTCGCGATCCTGGGTGTCATCAACACGCTGGCCATGTCGGTCTTCGAGCGCAAGCGCGAGATCGGGATGCTGCGGGCGATCGGCCTGGACCGCACCGGCATCAAGCGGATGGTCCGTCTGGAGTCCGTGGTGATCTCGGTCTTCGGCGCCCTGGTGGGTGTCCTGCTCGGCTGCTTCATGGCCTGGGCGGTCAACGGCACCCTGAAGTCCAACATCGCCGGGCTGACCACGGTCGTCCCGTACGACCGGATGGCGCTCTTCCTGGCGCTGGCCGGGCTGGTCGGCCTGGTGGCGGCGTTCTGGCCGGCCCGCCGGGCGTCCAAGCTGGACATCCTGGACAGCATCAAGACCGACTGA
- a CDS encoding NAD(P)/FAD-dependent oxidoreductase, translated as MSTTERPRILIVGGGYVGLYAAMRILKKMRYGEATVTVVDPRSYMTYLPFLPEAAGGNVAPRNLVAPLRSALKNAEVLTGHVTGVDHARKVATIAPPAGGTYELPFDYLVVATGSVSRTFPIPGLAEHGIGMKTVEEAISLRNHVMAQLDKAESTTDPDVRRKALTFVVIGGGFAGVETIAEVEDMARDAAKIYKTVSRDDMRFILVEAANRILPEMGPDLGLWTKEKLEERNIEIYIETSMDSCVDQHVVLKNGVEADASTIVWTAGVKPNPILNNFGLPLGPRGHVDTAPTLQVQGFDYVWAAGDNAQVPDLAVGEGAWCPPNAQHAVRQAIVLGDNVISGMRGFPQATYKHKNLGAVAGLGLHKGVAILFGKYKLKGRPAWWFHRLYHGSRVPTMNRKVRVFTDWTLAMFLKRETVGLAEMEKPFEAFQEATAPAPKPVEAKPVEKELATSK; from the coding sequence ATGAGCACCACGGAGCGTCCTCGCATCCTCATTGTCGGCGGTGGTTACGTCGGCCTGTATGCCGCGATGCGCATCCTCAAGAAGATGCGCTACGGGGAGGCGACCGTCACGGTCGTCGACCCGCGGTCGTACATGACGTACCTGCCCTTCCTCCCCGAGGCGGCCGGCGGCAACGTCGCGCCTCGCAACCTCGTCGCGCCGCTGCGCAGCGCCCTCAAGAACGCGGAGGTGCTCACCGGTCACGTGACCGGTGTGGACCACGCGCGCAAGGTCGCCACCATCGCGCCGCCGGCCGGCGGGACCTACGAGCTGCCCTTCGACTACCTCGTCGTGGCCACCGGCTCGGTCTCCCGTACCTTCCCGATCCCCGGCCTGGCCGAGCACGGCATCGGCATGAAGACGGTCGAAGAGGCGATCAGCCTCCGGAACCACGTCATGGCGCAGCTGGACAAGGCCGAGTCCACCACGGACCCGGACGTCCGTCGCAAGGCCCTCACCTTCGTGGTCATCGGCGGCGGCTTCGCCGGCGTCGAGACCATCGCCGAGGTCGAGGACATGGCGCGGGACGCGGCGAAGATCTACAAGACCGTCAGCCGCGACGACATGCGCTTCATCCTGGTGGAGGCGGCCAACCGCATCCTCCCGGAGATGGGCCCGGACCTCGGTCTGTGGACCAAGGAGAAGCTCGAAGAGCGCAACATCGAGATCTACATCGAGACCTCGATGGACTCCTGCGTCGACCAGCACGTCGTGCTGAAGAACGGCGTCGAGGCCGACGCCTCCACCATCGTGTGGACGGCCGGCGTCAAGCCCAACCCGATCCTGAACAACTTCGGCCTGCCGCTCGGCCCCCGTGGCCACGTCGACACCGCGCCGACCCTTCAGGTCCAGGGCTTCGACTACGTCTGGGCCGCCGGCGACAACGCCCAGGTGCCGGACCTCGCCGTCGGCGAGGGCGCCTGGTGCCCGCCGAACGCGCAGCACGCCGTCCGTCAGGCGATCGTCCTCGGTGACAACGTGATCTCGGGCATGCGGGGCTTCCCGCAGGCCACGTACAAGCACAAGAACCTCGGTGCGGTGGCCGGTCTCGGCCTGCACAAGGGCGTGGCGATCCTCTTCGGCAAGTACAAGCTGAAGGGCCGTCCGGCCTGGTGGTTCCACCGCCTGTACCACGGCAGCCGGGTACCGACCATGAACCGCAAGGTCCGGGTCTTCACCGACTGGACCCTCGCGATGTTCCTCAAGCGCGAGACCGTCGGCCTCGCCGAGATGGAGAAGCCGTTCGAGGCCTTCCAGGAGGCGACCGCGCCGGCCCCCAAGCCGGTCGAGGCCAAGCCCGTCGAGAAGGAACTCGCCACCAGCAAGTAA
- a CDS encoding Ppx/GppA phosphatase family protein, giving the protein MSTTRVAAIDCGTNSIRLLVADLDPETGEITDLDRRMVINRLGQGVDRTGRLAPEALERTFAACREYAEVISSYGVAPDRIRFVATSASRDAENSDEYTKGVRDILGVAPEVVSGDEEARLSFVGATKELTGGQFPSPYLVFDLGGGSTEFVLGTDDVQAARSVDVGCVRLTERHFAGAELPTLGQISAAKAHIRGELDKAAEDVPLTGAATLVGLAGTVTTVSAIALDLPEYDSERIHHSRISRDQVAEIAGRLLASTHAERAAIPAMHPGRVDVIAAGALELLEIMGRTGAAEVVVSEHDILDGIAWSVVQA; this is encoded by the coding sequence ATGAGCACCACCAGGGTGGCCGCGATCGACTGCGGCACCAACTCGATCCGGCTGCTGGTCGCCGACCTCGACCCGGAGACCGGCGAGATCACCGACCTCGACCGCCGGATGGTCATCAACCGGCTCGGCCAAGGCGTCGACCGGACCGGCCGGCTCGCCCCGGAGGCGCTGGAGCGGACCTTCGCGGCCTGCCGCGAGTACGCCGAGGTGATCAGCTCGTACGGGGTCGCGCCGGACCGGATCCGGTTCGTGGCGACCAGCGCCTCGCGCGACGCCGAGAACAGCGACGAGTACACCAAGGGCGTCCGGGACATCCTGGGCGTGGCCCCCGAGGTGGTCAGCGGGGACGAGGAGGCGCGGCTCTCCTTCGTCGGCGCGACCAAGGAGTTGACCGGCGGTCAGTTCCCCTCGCCCTACCTGGTCTTCGACCTGGGCGGCGGCTCCACCGAGTTCGTGCTGGGCACGGACGACGTGCAGGCGGCCCGCTCGGTGGACGTCGGCTGCGTCCGGCTGACCGAGCGGCACTTCGCCGGCGCCGAGCTGCCCACGCTGGGGCAGATCTCCGCCGCCAAGGCGCACATCCGGGGCGAGCTGGACAAGGCCGCCGAGGACGTCCCGCTGACCGGCGCGGCCACCCTGGTCGGCCTGGCCGGCACCGTCACCACGGTGTCCGCGATCGCGCTGGACCTGCCCGAGTACGACTCGGAGCGGATCCACCACTCGCGGATCTCGCGCGACCAGGTCGCGGAGATCGCCGGCCGGCTGCTGGCCTCCACGCACGCCGAGCGCGCGGCCATCCCCGCCATGCACCCGGGGCGGGTCGACGTGATCGCGGCCGGCGCGCTGGAGCTGCTGGAGATCATGGGGCGGACGGGCGCCGCCGAGGTGGTCGTCAGCGAGCACGACATCCTGGACGGCATCGCCTGGAGCGTCGTCCAGGCCTGA
- a CDS encoding DUF501 domain-containing protein, with protein MTTENTPSASDATPGAAVADTDVAAIAAQLGRVPRGLRGVAHRCPCGNPDVVETAPRLADGTPFPTLYYLTCPKAASLIGTLEADGVMKEQTARLAEDPELATAYRKAHEDYIARRDAIEVLENFPSAGGMPDRVKCLHVLVGHSLAAGPGVNPLGDEAIGMLEDWWAKGPCVSAAEVAESAARVAEQRATAEDHAAVIAAKEQLAAERAAKKRAAEEEGA; from the coding sequence ATGACCACTGAGAACACCCCTTCCGCCTCCGACGCCACCCCCGGTGCGGCCGTCGCGGACACCGACGTCGCCGCGATCGCCGCCCAGCTCGGCCGGGTCCCGCGCGGTCTGCGCGGCGTCGCCCACCGCTGCCCGTGCGGCAACCCGGACGTCGTCGAGACGGCCCCCCGCCTCGCGGACGGCACGCCGTTCCCGACCCTCTACTACCTGACCTGCCCCAAGGCCGCCTCGCTGATCGGCACCCTGGAGGCGGACGGCGTGATGAAGGAGCAGACGGCCCGGCTCGCCGAGGACCCGGAGCTGGCCACCGCCTACCGGAAGGCGCACGAGGACTACATCGCCCGCCGGGACGCGATCGAGGTGCTGGAGAACTTCCCGAGCGCCGGCGGCATGCCCGACCGGGTGAAGTGCCTGCACGTGCTGGTCGGTCACTCGCTGGCGGCCGGCCCCGGCGTCAACCCGCTCGGCGACGAGGCGATCGGGATGCTGGAGGACTGGTGGGCCAAGGGCCCGTGCGTCTCCGCGGCCGAGGTGGCCGAGAGCGCGGCCCGGGTCGCCGAGCAGCGCGCCACCGCCGAGGACCACGCGGCCGTGATCGCCGCCAAGGAGCAGCTGGCCGCCGAGCGGGCCGCGAAGAAGCGCGCGGCCGAGGAGGAGGGCGCATGA
- a CDS encoding septum formation initiator family protein, whose translation MAGWKIPGFAARPRFTSRATVLVLVLCSLVAILAYPTRQFISQRSEISAQRARAEHARQQVEQLRREKARWQDPEFVKAQARARLHYAMPGETPFISVDPAAGAAKSSSAGAGAAGPAKAAKPWYASVWDSVDAADTAALAPPAAAPAPAPARDSSPHDH comes from the coding sequence ATGGCAGGCTGGAAGATTCCGGGCTTCGCGGCGCGCCCGCGATTCACCAGCCGGGCGACCGTGCTCGTCCTGGTGCTCTGCTCCCTGGTGGCGATCCTCGCCTACCCCACCCGCCAGTTCATCTCCCAGCGCTCGGAGATCTCCGCCCAGCGCGCCAGGGCCGAACACGCCAGACAGCAGGTCGAGCAGCTCCGCCGGGAGAAGGCCCGCTGGCAGGACCCGGAGTTCGTCAAGGCCCAGGCCCGGGCCCGGCTGCACTACGCGATGCCGGGGGAGACCCCGTTCATCTCGGTGGACCCGGCCGCCGGCGCCGCCAAGTCCTCCTCGGCCGGCGCCGGCGCCGCCGGCCCGGCGAAGGCCGCCAAGCCCTGGTACGCGAGCGTCTGGGACTCCGTGGACGCCGCCGACACGGCCGCCCTGGCCCCGCCCGCCGCCGCCCCCGCCCCTGCCCCCGCTAGAGACAGCTCTCCCCATGACCACTGA
- the eno gene encoding phosphopyruvate hydratase, whose translation MPSIDVVVAREILDSRGNPTVEVEVGLDDGSTGRAAVPSGASTGAFEALELRDGDKNRYFGKGVEKAVLAVIEQIGPELVGYDATEQRLIDQAMLDLDATPDKSSLGANAILGVSLAVAHAASEASDLPLFRYLGGPNAHVLPVPMMNILNGGSHADSNVDIQEFMIAPIGAESFSEAVRWGVEVYHTLKGVLKERGLSTGLGDEGGFAPNLDSNREALDLIVEAIKKAGYVPGKDVALALDVAASEFYKDGAYQFEGKGLSSAELIDYYAELVASYPLVSIEDPLDEQDWDGWKAMTVKLGDKVQLVGDDLFVTNPVRLAKGIETGTANALLVKVNQIGSLTETLDAVELAQRNGYRCMMSHRSGETEDVTIADLAVATNCGQIKTGAPARSERVAKYNQLLRIEEILDDAAEYAGRGAFPRFKYEA comes from the coding sequence GTGCCGTCCATTGATGTCGTCGTAGCCCGTGAGATTCTCGACTCGCGTGGCAACCCCACGGTCGAGGTCGAGGTCGGCCTCGACGACGGCAGCACCGGCCGTGCCGCTGTCCCGTCCGGCGCCTCCACCGGTGCCTTCGAGGCACTTGAGCTGCGCGACGGCGACAAGAACCGCTACTTCGGCAAGGGCGTGGAGAAGGCCGTCCTGGCCGTCATCGAGCAGATCGGCCCGGAGCTCGTCGGCTACGACGCCACCGAGCAGCGCCTGATCGACCAGGCCATGCTCGACCTGGACGCCACCCCCGACAAGTCCTCGCTCGGCGCCAACGCCATCCTCGGCGTCTCGCTCGCCGTGGCCCACGCCGCCTCCGAGGCCTCGGACCTGCCGCTGTTCCGCTACCTCGGCGGCCCGAACGCGCACGTCCTGCCCGTCCCGATGATGAACATCCTCAACGGTGGCTCGCACGCGGACTCCAACGTCGACATCCAGGAGTTCATGATCGCTCCGATCGGCGCGGAGTCCTTCTCCGAGGCCGTGCGCTGGGGCGTCGAGGTCTACCACACGCTCAAGGGCGTGCTGAAGGAGCGCGGCCTCTCCACCGGTCTGGGCGACGAGGGCGGCTTCGCCCCCAACCTGGACAGCAACCGCGAGGCGCTCGACCTCATCGTCGAGGCCATCAAGAAGGCCGGCTACGTGCCCGGCAAGGACGTCGCCCTGGCGCTGGACGTCGCCGCCTCCGAGTTCTACAAGGACGGCGCCTACCAGTTCGAGGGCAAGGGCCTCTCCTCGGCCGAGCTCATCGACTACTACGCCGAGCTGGTCGCCTCGTACCCGCTGGTCTCCATCGAGGACCCGCTGGACGAGCAGGACTGGGACGGCTGGAAGGCCATGACCGTCAAGCTCGGCGACAAGGTCCAGCTGGTCGGCGACGACCTGTTCGTCACCAACCCGGTGCGCCTCGCCAAGGGCATCGAGACCGGCACCGCCAACGCGCTGCTGGTGAAGGTCAACCAGATCGGCTCGCTCACCGAGACCCTGGACGCCGTCGAGCTGGCCCAGCGCAACGGCTACCGCTGCATGATGTCGCACCGCTCCGGCGAGACCGAGGACGTCACCATCGCCGACCTCGCCGTCGCCACCAACTGCGGCCAGATCAAGACCGGCGCCCCGGCCCGCTCCGAGCGCGTCGCCAAGTACAACCAGCTGCTGCGCATCGAGGAGATCCTCGACGACGCCGCCGAGTACGCCGGCCGGGGTGCCTTCCCGCGCTTCAAGTACGAGGCCTGA
- a CDS encoding transglycosylase family protein — protein sequence MLFVGNGRHRRRTQTEKAIAVAGVAGVGLAMPLLAATGAHAAPVSVWDKVAQCESGGNWSINTGNGYYGGLQFSQSTWKAFGGGQYAPQAHKASKGQQIAVAEKVLSSQGPGAWPVCSVKAGLTKGGASAQVDTADAAPQSASQDTGTRSAQPAPTTAKPAKPAQSKPARATRAKVSTDDQGASSGRGEAQDPDFSGRTGWDAANKVFWYQVDGGWHWTSHQNVYERHAGDDASETRTAPTAEPAAPAAQVTPAAATTGRAYTVQPGDTLGGIAGSQDVAGGWGALYDGNRSVVGGDPNLILPGQVLNLG from the coding sequence ATGCTGTTCGTTGGTAACGGTCGTCACCGTCGTCGTACCCAGACCGAGAAGGCCATCGCCGTGGCCGGCGTCGCCGGCGTCGGGCTCGCGATGCCGCTCCTCGCCGCCACCGGCGCCCACGCGGCCCCCGTGTCCGTCTGGGACAAGGTCGCCCAGTGCGAGAGCGGCGGGAACTGGAGCATCAACACCGGCAACGGGTACTACGGCGGACTCCAGTTCAGCCAGAGCACCTGGAAGGCCTTCGGCGGCGGCCAGTACGCCCCGCAGGCGCACAAGGCCAGCAAGGGTCAGCAGATCGCCGTCGCGGAGAAGGTCCTCTCCTCGCAGGGCCCGGGCGCCTGGCCGGTCTGCTCGGTCAAGGCCGGCCTGACGAAGGGCGGCGCCTCCGCCCAGGTCGACACCGCGGACGCCGCCCCGCAGAGCGCCTCGCAGGACACCGGCACCAGGAGCGCGCAGCCCGCCCCCACCACCGCCAAGCCCGCCAAGCCGGCGCAGTCGAAGCCGGCCCGGGCCACCCGGGCGAAGGTCTCGACGGACGACCAGGGCGCCTCGTCCGGTCGCGGCGAGGCCCAGGACCCGGACTTCTCCGGCCGCACCGGCTGGGACGCCGCCAACAAGGTCTTCTGGTACCAGGTCGACGGCGGCTGGCACTGGACGAGCCACCAGAACGTCTACGAGCGCCACGCGGGCGACGACGCGTCCGAGACCCGCACCGCCCCCACGGCCGAGCCCGCCGCACCGGCCGCGCAGGTCACCCCCGCCGCCGCGACGACCGGGCGGGCCTACACCGTGCAGCCCGGCGACACCCTGGGCGGGATCGCCGGCAGCCAGGACGTGGCCGGCGGCTGGGGCGCGCTGTACGACGGCAACCGCTCCGTGGTGGGCGGCGACCCGAACCTCATCCTGCCGGGCCAGGTCCTGAACCTCGGCTGA